A segment of the Impatiens glandulifera unplaced genomic scaffold, dImpGla2.1, whole genome shotgun sequence genome:
AGGAAGTCTAGATAGTGTGTGTGGAGGCCTTTAAGGGGCTCATGGATAAAGACACCACACAAGCAACAACTCCACAAAGTTTGACAATATGTTACGTTGGTCAAAGTCATCCACCTTCACTCTCGCCAAATCCTTAGGAGAGGAAGTAAATCTTGCTCGGGCATCTTTGGACGAAGACAccaaaaagatgaagaaatggaCATATCTGAAGAGGCATGTAGTCGGGTTTAAGGAGGAGGGCCGAAGAATGAGGATTTTACTCCCGCAACAATGTAAGTCTCTACAACTGagctcaaggggcttgtgcgcAAATACAAGAGATCGTTTAAAAACGAGCAACATGTGGGGAAAGTCTACCCGATATCGAGAATAGTCGGGCAAAAAATGATCACTTGGGCAATTCAGACAAAAGATTGAAGGGTATCGGTCCAAGATCGATCCAATGACGGCCACGACTTAGGTGTGGGAGAATGTTACGGCCCATTGGTGTCACGGTCTATTCAAGGGAATGTAGAGGTTCATTAAAATTTTGGCCTCATAGTGCACTAATCTTTATCGCTCAAGGAAGACCCAATCGTCTAAGTAAGCCCATTAGAAAGAATAATCTAGAAGCATTGGAAAATGCATGTCCTGGAGTAATTAATGTAGTAGTTGGGTAGTAGGCTAATTAATGAGGTAGTTAGAGAGAATATCATTAATGTGGTAGTTGTGCATTATATCATTAATATGGTAGTTGAGGATATCATAAATGTAGTTGTAATTAGCCCTATAAATACCTCAAAGGTATAATTTGTAAACATCAAGTATTATATCAATACAATTCTTATTCTCAAACTCTTTCTCTTTTTAAGTTCTTTTTGCATTGTCTAAAAAATCTTACTAGCTAGAATATGAGTCGATCTAGCTTTGTGCCACACAATTAGCTCACTTAAATCGTATGAagtaataaaagattatatactATAAAAAATAGGTTTATTTAGCCTATGTTAGTAAATcgagttaatttttattatatatatttattaattaatattaatatattttatctctacttattttttattaaatattaatgaatcaattttctattttttttattttttctttttaatgatttattattattcatatgagtatatattattgattattactgtatatatataaatataaacattcatcactaattattttaaaactatttggTCTAAAAATAATTGGATATAATAGTGACTTATCctatcaacaacaaaaaattcttcaacacaaaaataaataaattaataatcaagaattgaGTAATATTAGCAACTTATTCATCTaacaaaagagtaataatcaaatattagacaaaataatattctttactACTATTATAagtcatgaataaaaaaattaaaaaaaattattaattttatttttgttcataaattaaataagaaagaaaaataagaaacccttcacaaaaatattatagtagaacaaaattcataaattgctaaaatcttttcaaaaataagaatttgagaattaagagaaataaaaacgtataaaaaaagaagataaaataaaagaatgagaaattaatataaaaataaaaaaattaagaaatgagataaatttaaatggtttatttaatgtaaaaaggagaaataaaatatttaaattaaaaaataaaaattaactttgtttCTAATAATAAAAGCTAAATgttcctatttttttttcttatagtAAGTATGTTTAGATGATTTTATTACTTAATACATTTAAGTGTGAATTAGTTGTACAAATACCTATcgtttaaataagttttttcttaaaaaaaatatgaggaactatattaaattagttttttatgataaatatttttaatttttagttttgtgaaaaatttatgtaataaccatattaaattagtttttttttaaagttaatatattttttaggtatcaaatgtataacatttatattataccgaaattaaggtataccggaattaagataaatgaaatatatggattttttttataccgaaattttcgataaagtttaaaatatgtataaaaaattaagatatattgtacaaatttaaaaacaaagctatataataaaataaaaagttaactaattattatatttcaagaaaacattttattgtttttttattagttaattgaAATTACATTACTATTCTAAaacataagtaaaaaaaataaatgcttttttatattaaattaaaaaaaataaattattaaaataaaagttataattaaaaataatataaattactattcatgaaaaattatatacttaataaaatatatttaagtaattatattcatttataaatttagtgagaaatatatttaaaattaggtattatatattttaagaattaatttgaaaattgatataaaatataggaaacaaatattattatcttaataaataataattttaaattattaactcttttttcatttattatgagatataataatatagttatttgtttaattaatacaaaatgataaaattaatgaagTACATTTAATAAATCTAATTCCAACTACcttcttaaataattatgtgaGGAAAAGGACAAAATAGGAACACCGATCAAGGCTAATAATCAACGTTAGGTATCTCATCTAAAGGTCATAAATCTGAAGAACACATTATTAAACGTAGTCCCTACCGTATTGGAAAACTTCCAACATCATCCGCTTGCTttttatgatgatgatgatgatgaattgaTGATAATCATAACTAATTCGAAAACCCTTGAAGAAAGCGTGTTTTTTTGGTTTGAATTTTGATTCCTCGATCTGTCTGAAGGCTGAAtccgatcatcatcatcatcatcttgttGATTTCAATCGGCCTTGTGTTCTCCTTCTTCAATCCAACGGGCTCTTGAAGGAATGGAGATGAAATATATTGAACAGTATATTTCACATTCGTTTCTTTCCAGCGTTCGTCATCACGTAGTTCTCGCAGTCGATCAAATAGCTCGACGGTTTCCAAAAGACTCCATAAAGAGTAATCAACGGAGTAGTTGTAAGTTCAGGTCTTGTtagatttttatctttattttatatgctGGGTTTTCTCAATTTggacatacatacatacatactcAACTTTCCAAGATCTAATCAATGCCTGATTCCTAAGTGTATTCTCGCTGTTCTTGAATCTGGGTTGCTGATGATGGCTTAAATTGGCTGTGTTCAAGAGTATTAgggtttgaaaatttgaatggCTGAAAAGAAAGAATTAGGGTTTCCAAAGAATAATGCTTcgaatttaaaagaaatcttggCAAGAAGAACTCTCGATAGTGTGAGGTTGCAAGGGCATAAATATGTAGAACTTAGGGAAGATGGAAAGAGTTTTGTATTCTTCTGCACTCTGTGTCTAGCTCCATGTTATAGCGATACTGTTCTGTATGATCATCTGAAAGGAAATCTCCACAATCAACGCCTTCGCGGTGCTAAACTCACTCTCCTGAAACCAAATCCATGGCCATTTAACGATGGTGTGCTTTTCTTCCATGAAAAGTTAACAGCAGTGACTGCTAAAGAGACCAGAATGCTTTCAGATGATAACGTTGGAGAGGAAAACGGTCTCTCTCTTGTTTGTTACGATGAAAATTTGATTCGCAAGAATTCAAACAAGAACAATGTGCGTGCTAAAGGTCTGGTGATCCCTGGAGTATTGCTGAAGGAAGAAATTTCTGATTTAGAAGTGACATCGATAGGGATTGGTCAAATTGGCGGAAGATTCTATGAGAAAGATGACGGTTCGAAAGGAGTTCTTAGGTTATGGTGTGAATGGCTTGGGAAAAAGAATTTATCCGACGAAGATATCCTAGCGGTTCCATTACATGACTTCTCTATTGTAACGTTTTCTTACTATTACATTTTGGGTGTAAAAGGATTGCTAGATGATGTCAAATACTTGCTTCCTCCTAATTCTCAAGCCATCCATGAAGGAAATGAGAACGgtggaaagaaaagaaagaagaagtctaTCTCTGATTCAGAAGGCTTAATCTATTCTTCAAATGGTTCCAGCTCAACGATGCTATTAGCTGGACTTGACGACCCGATTCTTCATTCAAACCTAGTTTCGAGCAAAGCACTCAGGAAAGAATTGAGACGAAAGCAACGAATAGTAGCTGAAAATCGAATGTGTGGTATCTGTCAACAAAAGTTGCTTCCGGGTAAAGATGTTGGAACGATTCTCAACATGCAAACCGGAAGACTTCTTTGCTGTAGCAGAAATTTAAACGGGGTAGGTTCTAGAAATTAGAATCTTGTTATGAATATTACAAATTAACATGCCCTGCGTctgtttgattcagcttattatGGAATATTGTTTTGTTTGCAGGCGTTTCATCTGTTTCATATATCTTGCCTCATACATTGGATACTGCTGTTCGAGTCAACGAAACACACAATTCAGGCAGTTATTCCCCCGAAGGTAAGAAGGAGATCTAAAAGGAACTTGGCAGCTAAAGGAAAAGAAGCAGTACAAGAACCCGGGCGAAGACAGCAATCTGTTTACTGTCCTGAGTGCCAGGGTACAGGCATTGCTATTGTTGGAGAAGACCTGCAAAAACCATCTATTGATCTTTCTGAGGTTTGTCAAACTATTTGTGACAATAGAATTTCGTGAGGATTATAGTAAAAGTAAAAGTTGCATTTGACTATGATAGAAAATTTGATCAGTTACCCACAAGGGGTTAATTTGATTTAGCTTATTTTCTAATCATTCAAGTACATCTGGTAGTTTTCTAACTGGATTTTTTCCAAAGATGTGATAACTTATTCGCTAATCGCTTTGGTGGTATACATATAGAGAAAAAATCATTAGGcgcatagttttttttttttccgctGAAGCTACTGGAACAACTTATTCACGGAGAATAAGGGATAGTTTGATTAAGCTTATGAACACAAATAAGCCGCGATTGTGTAATAAGCTGCCAAAGTAGTTTTAACGAATAAGATACAGCGGATAAATAGAATCAAACATACCTGAGCGTTTTGCGAATAAGTTGGATAGTCTGGAGTGATTAAGTGTATCGAATACACTTAGACGTATACGAGTGTTTAGCCAATACTTAATGATACTAACCCTAAGCTGAATCAAACAAGCATAAGCTAAAGTATATAAGTCATTGCATTTGCATGTCTAGCCATATGAAACCTAAACAAGAACTTCTTAGTTCATGGCAGTAAACACTTGTAATTATGTTTCAGTATGCAGATTTGGATCTATTTATATCAGTTTATactaagtttagtttccaaatataatttcattacGACACAATTCTATATCCAGATTCTTTGTATTcaggtttttcttcttcttataagTTAAGCGTTTGTTTGTGTGACAGGTGTTTAAACAGAAAATCAAAGTGAGCAATGCACACAGGGATTGGATGAAGAATCCCGAAGAATTGAAGAATTGCTCGACGGGATTTAATTTCCTTGATGAATGTGACTTAAAAGTGCaggtcataataataattaatgtttttcaTGAGCTATTGAGGAATTTGAATTTGTGGTATTCATAATTTGGTGTTATTTTCGATGTGTTCAGGATTCTATTTCATCTTTGAAGCTGATGCAGTTCTTCCGAGCCGCGGAAGAATAGACAACAAAGTAAAAACTAGGGCATTTTATTAGTGCTTTTGTCACATTGATAAATAGTTGTAACTGTCAAGTTGTTTTAGGGATGTGTAATATTCTAAGTTGAAGGATCATTTTAGTTTCTTGTAGTAAGTATATATAGTATATGTGAAACAACAATTGTCAATGTTGTGTAAGTTCCTTggtatattttgaaaattatgtaaAAGGATAATTTCTTTACAAAGATTTGTGGTAAAAAAATGTTCcattttttttaggtttattcaaaaataaatttgttggtTGTATTGTAATACATCTTGTAATATCCTTTACAAGGGATTAAGACTTCTATTCTTGCAGAAAAGAGGATTGTTTAAGGGCTTGTTTCATATTACTTTTTAGGGTTgttcaataaataatttgtttgaagAAAAGGTAGActgtttgagtttttaatttgttaaattaactatcaaattttttttaaacttaaaatttataaagatatAGAAATGTATTTAGTTGATAAAATGgttataaaaatagtaatatgactgaaaaagaatttataaaaaaaatagaataacatCTCATAAAAAGAAATCTAAAATGCTAGAGTTAgaggttatttgaattttgggtttttaaagttttttttaagaacTTTTATATAAACGTAACTATCACTCCATTCATCTAATCACactcttattatttattaaaatatcaaaattattcattattaatctaaaaaaaatataaataaataggaaTCATAGTATTTTGGTATATTAACCCCAAAAGaactataaattttatcaaacaatttattttctgatttttttggataaaataataataatattaagaaagactatttccttaaactttctctgaaataaaagaattataacggataaatatgacaaatttaGGAGTGTAGTGGttgaattttatcaaatttagaaCTCTCATAATTTTGTATCGTTTAAAGTACATTATTTGGTTATATTTAGGACTCTATTAACGTATTTAACGTTATTGACacgtgttatttatttattatatattttttaatatgaaacaaacaaaacttatatttatttatttattattcttaatcCAACAATAACCTAGTCCGGCGGCTTTCCAATCGCTCTTGATTTCCACCATGACGGAAAACTAACATCCTCAGATAAATTGAGTCTATCGAGCtaagttgttatttttttaatattaataaataaataaatttaagatttgttattaatgttaaaaaaatataataaataaataacctgGGTCAATAACGTTAAATAAGTTAACGGAGTAAGGAGTAAGTGTGAGtcttaaatataagaaaataatgtaaaaGAGAGTTCTTTAAACGACAAAATATTAGGAGAGTTCTATATTCGACAAAACTCGTCAACTACACTCCTAAATATgtcatttatcccaaattataacgtttaattaaaacaataaagaTGTCATCGCTTAATACGAGTATTTAGTGAAAAATTAAGTAAACCAGTAATGTTTTGGATAAATGACAATTTAAGACTTTTGTTGAAagattttgtcaaatttatgCATCTCCTAGTTTTTTAtagtttgaaaaattataattacattcttttgttatatttaatacttTACACTAACAccgttaatttatataaaaacttgCTAAATTATTTcacatgttattttatttatttaaaatatttttacatgtaAACTAGTATCTCACTTTCTTTCCTCTCCACCGTATTCTCTCTCCAACCCAACAACATCTCCGCCTCATCAAGAGCTCCATCACCATTAACAATAAATCCATTGACATCCGTTCTTCGTAAAAGTCAATAATAAGCCTACCAATCGaaactaattaatcaaatacatTATTGGGATTAGGGTTCAAAAGATTTTCAATCTCCTTCTTTTTGTCAAATTCTTAAACATATCATTCTTAAGCACAAACAAAATCTCTGCATTGGCTCCACTTAAATTTCACTTAAAATATACAATGAATACCCACCTAATTGTTGTTGGATAACACTAAGCATAACCTCTTTACATTCTCTTGTTTCCTTCAACCTAGGCGGATAAACAACTTACATTGAGATGCTAGAGAATTACACTCTTTTTTCTTAGACTTGGTGAGTTTCGCATCAAGTTCCTACGACCTTCCTCTATAAGAATGATAGTCGAAGAACTGGTCTTTCTCTGTGAGAACGATTGCCAAAGTTCTTCGGATCAATCTAAAGTCGCCAATGACTTTTAATTTAGTTGCCCCCCTTTTATATGCTAACGTGAGACCTGAGAGACATGTTTTGTATCTGGCCTCATTATTGGTGACATGATattcgagttttatggataCTGGGTTGTATATTCTTTTCAGGTCGACTAACAAAATCCCAATTTTGTAACCCTACTTCCCGAAAGCTTCGTCAAACATCAGTTTTCATGTGTCTAATGCTATACTCATGATTCCCTCGTAGGGGAATTTGAGTTCGTCTTCTAACTCAATAGTGATGTTGGTTAGCAAGGAAGTCCGCAACAACGATTCTTTTGATACACTTCTATACAATGTAGGCTATGTTGTATTCGGATAACATCATCGTCCATTTAACTAGCCTTGGTGACAGAAAGGTTCGTTGGAACAAGATGTGGATCGGGTCCAATATTGATATCAACTTGATAGGGTGGACTTGCATGTAGTGTCTCAACCTTTTGGTGATCCATGCTAAGGCCAAACAGATTTTCTCGGCTGGAGTGTAATTATGTTCATACCTAGTCATCTTCTTACTGATGTAATATACACCCGTTTTGAGTTTGtcctcgttttcttgagccaaTAGGCTTCCCATGGCTGTGTATGTTATAGTAAGGTATAGGATGAGAAAAATGCTGGCTTTAGGATGCATGAGGAGGGGATTTTAGACAATCATTGATTCTGTCAAACGCTTTTTGATAGTCTTCATTCCATATAAATTTTTGGTCTTTCTTCATCAACTTAAACAAcggatcacatgtcatagtaAGCTTGTTGATGAATCAAATAATGTATTGGATTTTATCCAAAAATCCTTGGACCTCTCTTTTGGTTTGagggaccaacatagtcgtgaTTGCTTTAATCTTAGAGGGATCGGCTTCGACGCCCCTTTGAGTGATTAAGAAGTCGAACATTTTACTAGCTATGACTCCGAATGTACATTTCTTAAAACCCAATGTTGCATTCAAGGACCAAGCATATAAATATAAGGCACCGTTTCATTCGAGACCATGTGACATAGAAACACACCCGACTGTaatatgtctcaaccgatcaacaagtagctgaTATCTTTACCAAGCCACTccaagagactaagttttcttactttaaaatattttggatcttacaatattaactaaaattttctaaaatatggCATGTACTTATGGAGAACCTTTCCCTTTTTCAAAATATCCTTTTTGCATTTGTTTTCATATAAAATCGGGCATGCATTGAGGGAGAAGCCGGtgtttctcaaaattatttgtGTTAAAACTGTTTTCATAAAAACACCATGCACGGATTTAGGGATAAGCCTCCGCTTTTCAAAACGTTTTTGTTGCAtggttttataaaatatgtgtgCATAAATTTAGAGggaaaataaatgatttgacaGATAAAACCAAACAGTTTTCTCCTTTTGAAACCGACCAGATCATTCTGCCGAAACAATTGTAGATTAAACCGAACAACTTAAGTAAACTGGATATTAAGCCGATCGGTTATTTAGAAGATGAACAAATACCGCTCGGTTAAATTTCCGCTTTACGCGGAAGCGGTTTTTCCTCAAACTTAAATAACCGATCCTTTACATACAGAATTTGCAGACAGCTACTTCGGTTATTTACATGAAATGTCCTGTAGTTTCATCTTCGAATCAAAATGGGACAGCTGTCTAGTTTTGTCATTATTTGTCTGAATATAATCCCTCTCAGAAattaaaaggtaaaaaaaatgaCCAACATACTTGTAACAGTCACTTTTCTTTCATATCCATGCTCACATTGGAATGGGACCCCGTCCCAAAGCTTCCCAGATCTTGAACAAAGACAAAGTCTATGCCTACATCACTAGGGTAGAAAAAGCGAAGGATAAGAAAAAATGCGTTTAGGATCTCCAAGTCACTAGTTTTATCCTTATTATTGTTAAGTatgaattgtaaaatattatcaatgcGAACCGGTTATTTTGGATTATGAATcggttatttaaatttatattaatgaaattatgggttattaagtattatttgtattaattaaataatataattattattctaagttacatctttaaattattaccgttataaaacatttatgtttaaaaataataatgaagcTTCATCTTGGAAATATGTATTTTCAAAAAGGTGccattttctctcttttgatAGGGTATGGATACACGCGCTAGACATATCAGTTTCCTTCTATTtcggtttttaaaaattatagccTGTCATATAAACTAAGTGCATGCTGATTCTCTAGGTTCATGATCTCATACAAACCCTAAAATTCATGTATCTTGCTCTGTCCTCTCTCTAGAactcattcttcatcttcttccgtTCTTCTAAACCTACAGATATGGCTAAGGATAATGCATTCTCTAACAACATCATGTAGGTAAATTTCGATTGCATCTATGAATCTGGAACATTGGAGATGCAAACGATGTTCGTATCTATTGAGGACTCCGGCCTCAGACATTTTCTAGAAGGTCCTTTTATCTGCTACATCAAAGCGGTCCAAGCATTCTTTGACACTGTGAAGTTGGTCGAAGGCTCTATTTCTGCCAAGGTGAACAGTGTGTAGTTCACTATTATTGAAGATTTGTTCGCCAAGGTTCTGAAACTTCTAACAAAGGGTCAGGACTTTTCTAAAGCAATGTCTCCCGATGCCTTATCCAACTTTAAATCTATATTTTCCGATAGCAACGTTTCGGTGAGCGTTAACGGTAAGAAGAAAGATCTAAAGTGAGAATATCACATTCTCTACGATATTGCCGCTAAAACACTACAGGGAAGAGGCATAAACTACAATACTATCACTTAATATAAGTTCGATATGATGGGTGCCATAGTAAGTGGCGATAACATCAACTAGGGACTCGTTCTGTTTAACACTTTGGGTGAAATGGTGTCTCCTCACACTAAACGAAGCCTCAGTTTTGCAATATAGATAGGATGGCATCTGAGGCATCTGTATGTGCCTACCGATCCTGGTACCTTGTTAAACTCTAGCAAAATCATGACTACTATCACTATTGGTCGATATATTATCAGGATTAATAAAGACAAGGAGTCTAACTCCGAGGCTTCTGGCCAACAATCAAGTGGCGGAAAGACTGCCGATGCAAAATCGGCAAGAGGAAGGTCAATGGGCGGCTCGAAACGTATCAATCCCTCCACCCGTGCCATATCATCAAAAAGGCTTAGATCAAACGATGCGTCTATTACCGGCACCAACAACGTTGTTAGAAGCAGACCTAGAGAAACATGTGAAATTACATCTTCTCGAAAAAGACCTCAGCGCGAGGTAAATATCCCTATTCCACCTCTCTTTAATGATGCGTCTGTG
Coding sequences within it:
- the LOC124917535 gene encoding uncharacterized protein LOC124917535, which encodes MAEKKELGFPKNNASNLKEILARRTLDSVRLQGHKYVELREDGKSFVFFCTLCLAPCYSDTVLYDHLKGNLHNQRLRGAKLTLLKPNPWPFNDGVLFFHEKLTAVTAKETRMLSDDNVGEENGLSLVCYDENLIRKNSNKNNVRAKGLVIPGVLLKEEISDLEVTSIGIGQIGGRFYEKDDGSKGVLRLWCEWLGKKNLSDEDILAVPLHDFSIVTFSYYYILGVKGLLDDVKYLLPPNSQAIHEGNENGGKKRKKKSISDSEGLIYSSNGSSSTMLLAGLDDPILHSNLVSSKALRKELRRKQRIVAENRMCGICQQKLLPGKDVGTILNMQTGRLLCCSRNLNGAFHLFHISCLIHWILLFESTKHTIQAVIPPKVRRRSKRNLAAKGKEAVQEPGRRQQSVYCPECQGTGIAIVGEDLQKPSIDLSEVFKQKIKVSNAHRDWMKNPEELKNCSTGFNFLDECDLKVQDSISSLKLMQFFRAAEE